A stretch of the Uranotaenia lowii strain MFRU-FL chromosome 3, ASM2978415v1, whole genome shotgun sequence genome encodes the following:
- the LOC129753581 gene encoding transmembrane protease serine 9-like, with product MLNSPEFLLPGREAEALKGEFPWHAALLHREFRSVKFTYSCGGSLINEWFVLTAAHCLINQNNGKPMATGDILVSLGAHELDKEDNCVQTMRLQQIHIHEEYSLDSHKHDIGLVMFSERAIFTPRVLPVCLDICETEEPNFYQQYGKVAGWGFTEKNALSDWLRMTELPIVDYSRCLTSNPTIFANTIYEGMFCAGFANGMSICNGDSGGGLVTFTRNRWILRGVASFTALRSEASNVCDAKQYAGFIKVQYYRRWLKSRLRLKSETTMKYSPENIETICGPNNCGERKINKRSLIVNGRRSFAGEWPWQVAIFYVKFGDKIYFCGGSLISDLIVLTAAHCLYVVYEKRKAEKLIVVLGENNLIESSVHMQEVVVRTATYHRKYRQGINDIGLLELATPVQFNDYIQPVCLPRKSDLNLSLYGASGTVLGWDNPDNSIVLRSATVPVVEDHNCVHSKITLNEAVGNICTGPPANGNIVQYKKVI from the coding sequence ATGTTGAATTCTCCTGAATTTTTGCTGCCCGGTCGTGAAGCGGAAGCACTCAAAGGAGAGTTTCCCTGGCATGCGGCCTTGTTGCATCGAGAATTCCGTTCAGTCAAATTTACGTATAGCTGTGGAGGATCTTTGATCAATGAATGGTTCGTGTTAACGGCTGCACACTGTTTGATCAATCAGAACAATGGTAAACCGATGGCTACTGGAGATATTCTTGTTTCATTGGGAGCTCATGAACTGGACAAGGAGGATAACTGTGTGCAAACAATGAGACTTCAACAGATACACATCCATGAAGAATATAGTTTAGATAGCCACAAACATGACATAGGATTGGTGATGTTTAGCGAGCGCGCCATATTTACGCCTCGAGTGCTGCCAGTTTGTTTAGATATTTGCGAAACGGAAGAGCCTAACTTCTATCAACAATACGGAAAAGTGGCCGGGTGGggttttacagaaaaaaacgcACTTTCCGATTGGCTGCGGATGACCGAGCTGCCAATTGTTGACTATTCCAGATGCTTGACTAGTAATCCAACGATATTTGCGAACACGATCTACGAGGGCATGTTTTGTGCAGGGTTTGCTAACGGAATGAGCATTTGCAATGGAGATTCCGGGGGAGGTTTGGTTACCTTCACAAGAAATCGGTGGATACTGCGAGGAGTCGCTTCATTCACGGCCTTGCGTTCGGAAGCAAGCAATGTTTGTGATGCTAAACAATACGCTGGATTCATCAAGGTACAATATTACCGCAGGTGGTTGAAAAGTCGGTTACGCCTCAAAAGCGAAACAACCATGAAATATTCTCCCGAAAACATTGAAACCATCTGTGGTCCCAACAATTGTGGTGAAAGGAAAATTAATAAACGAAGTCTGATTGTCAATGGAAGGCGAAGCTTTGCGGGAGAATGGCCATGGCAGGTGGCCATATTTTACGTTAAATTTGGcgacaaaatatatttttgtggTGGAAGTCTTATAAGTGACTTGATCGTGTTGACGGCAGCACATTGCTTGTATGTCGTTTATGAAAAACGTAAAGCGGAAAAACTTATAGTAGTTCTAGGTGAAAACAATCTGATTGAAAGCTCTGTCCACATGCAAGAAGTAGTAGTTCGAACTGCAACATATCACCGAAAATATCGTCAAGGGATAAATGACATAGGCCTGCTAGAACTAGCTACACCAGTACAGTTTAATGATTACATCCAGCCGGTATGCTTGCCAAGGAAAAGTGATTTGAATTTGTCTCTCTATGGAGCTTCTGGAACGGTCCTAGGTTGGGACAACCCTGATAATTCTATCGTACTTCGTTCGGCAACTGTTCCTGTTGTAGAAGATCACAATTGTGTTCATAGCAAAATTACTCTAAACGAAGCAGTCGGAAATATCTGTACTGGACCCCCAGCAAATGGTAATATAGTTCAGTATAAAAAGGTTATTTAG